The genomic DNA AGCGCCTCCTTAACCATGGACGGATGTGAAGCAAAGAGTCAGTTCGTGATACCTGCTCAATTCGCACACTGATAGCTCCAGGACTATCATTGAGAAGGTATATGTTCCTTCCACAACATTTCTCCTCACGCATGGTAACTTATCTCATCTCTGACTTCCACTTCGGTGATAAGTGGATACAATCATGCCGCCGAGATTTTGATACAGTAGAGCAGATGAACACCCATCTCAAGTCACGCTGTCTGGCCGTCGTCGACGAATCCGATGAGCTCGTATTTCTCGGCGATATTATCGGCAAAAATGGAGATGAGAACGAAGCATGGACATGGTGGGGTGAACTTCCAATTGACATCTGGGTAGCAGGCAATCATGACCCGTTCGAACGGTCGGAATTCTCCGACCTTCCACTTCCGCTACACGCTGAATATTCGTTTGCTGCCAACGGGTTCGAATTCCATTGCTGTCACAAGCCGAGTCAGCTCCCTGATGATTACGAGGGATGGGGAATCTACGGTCACAAGCACAATGAGAATCCCGAGGAGTATCCGTTCCTGGATCAGGAATCCAGCAGAATCAATCTTTCAGCGTCCATGATTAATTATGAACCCGTCTCCATAGATGAAATTATATCGTACATCGAAACGGAAGAAAGCTATACTACTCGACTGGATACCGGCTGAAGTACCCCTCTTGGAGCGGTCGTAACCGTATCACTCAGGGGGAGTAGGAATCTATGCCCCATCCAGCATGTATAATCATAGGTACTACTCTCCCCCTGCTATTCATCGCCAAGAAATCTTTTTGTCCCGTTTCCGCGAAGTTCTGTCGTCTCTCGAGGGACATGTTCTAACTCTCCATCTGCATGAATATACCACCATTCTGGGAGCATCGATAGCCCCCCCTGTGGGTTTGGGCTGAAACACTCTTCCGGAAAGTTAGGTAATCCGTCTATCGCGCCTTCCAAATCATCGGGCCATGATATATCTGCGGAATGTTGGCGCAGAATGAGGTAAGTAGCTCCAGCGATATCCATCGGGGGCGTTGGGATTCGTGGCAGATCTGGATAGTCATCGTACAACCGTCCCTGATCAGGAATATCGTAGGCTTGCTCTAAGATATCTATATCGATAGCACGGGGGGTATGTTGAACGTGAAAGACTGGATGATCTGGTTGTGGTTCCCACTCGAAGTCGAAATGGAAACCATGCCGAATCTCTGCAGGAATCTTTCCTGATTCTTGGTCTCGTTCGCCCGTTATCTTGAGATAGGTGATTCGAGCGGTCGACTTTTCGATTACGAATTTCGGCTCACCTTCTTGATCGGGTTCACGAACTCCCACCTTTTGCTCGAATCGGGCACAGATATGAAGTCGGTGAACGTCGGAATTAGAGGGGTACGCCATACCCGTGAATCTGTGAAATGAACCAGGAGGGCTGATTATCTCAACTAAATTTTTCTTCGAATCGAAATCCATATCGACCGGCTCACCACTCCCTGGCACAGAGGGGCCAACGACATTATCGAGGTTACCGAAATAGGTACTGAAGCAGCTGAAAATCTCGCCAGCGTACCCTTCAGTGGTGGGATCAATTCGAGACCAACTCATGTTTCTCTACTTCATCATCCAGGGTTTGTACTCAGCGTGCTTTGCGACGCTAACCCGGGATCTACTTGCGCCCATCGGGAGCCACCCCCCAGGGTTCTTGGAGTGTGCCTCACAGACCGGTTCCTCCATCATAACACCGTAGAATCGCGCTTCGTGGTCGCCACCCTTTTCGCGGTCCTGGCATGTTGATTGACTAATCTCGTCACACCCGAATCGCTCGAAGAACTCACTTCCATCCGGCAACCCGTCGTCTTCTGGTGTCAAATTGTTCGCTCGAATTTGGTCGATTTTCGGTTTCCACCACCATTTGCCTGCACCACTGAATGGTCCTTGATAAAGTGCGTCAGTAAGCGGCTCATGATACTGCTCGTCTTCGATGAACGTTTGGTGGTCAACGTTTAGGTAGGCAGCAGTCGCTATCGGGTTTAATAGAGCGCCAGGGAATTTCAGCAGTTCGTTATAAATCCAATAACCTAGAAGCGTGATAAATCGACGATCAAACTCGTCTTCTGTGGCATCGGGATCTGCCCCAACGATTGTTCTCGGGTTACCCCAGGCATACTGATCCATCTGTGATCGGACTGTTTCGTCCGCGCGTAATATCTCTGGAATGGGGGAAGTCGATTCGCTTTCCTTTAGCTCCAAGTACGCATCGCGAATCTCTCTAAATCCTCGGGCAACGTTTGCTGTCTCGCTTGCCAGCCATTCAATATCCTTACTCGGATCGAATTTGATTACGTCCTCTTCGTATTCTTCGATTCGTCGTTTTGCCTCGTCTTCATCTTTCCGTTCACGGTGATAGATACAGAGTGGAATGTTTTCATCACTACACATCTGCCGAACATCTTGTCTCCGGACATCGTGTTCATAATATCCGCGTAGATTCTGATCCAAGACGACGAGTAGAGGATAAGTGGGATCTTGGATTTCCTCTTTGAGCGGTTCCAAAACATCAGGTGCTTCAATTAGCGTGTCTGGGTCAAATTCTTCAATTTGAAGGTCGCTACCCTCCGTTGCAGCCTCAAATCCGGTTTTAAATCTGTCACTCCTCTCTTTCACGTCCTCGAACAAGACGATACGTCTATCGTCAAGCGTCATAGTGGATACCGTACCTCGAAGGCCGTGCTATATGCCTCTGGCGCTGCGACCAACTCTATCTCCCCGTCCACATTATCTACGACTCGTTTGACAATGTACAGGCCTAACCCAGCGCCGACGCTTTCCGGACCTCCTGAATCCGTGGTCGAGTACAGCGGATCGAAAATCCGGTCCTCCTCTTCCTCAGGGATACCAGTTCCGTTATCGATGACACGTAGCTTATGGGTATCTGAGGTATTCTCAGCTTCGAACCGGATTTTGTTCCCTTCAGGTGGTGCTGATTCTTCGGAGACGGCCTTAATCGCGTTCGTCAACAGGTTTGTGAGTACCCCAGAATAGAGTGCCACATTCATTTCTGGTCCGGATAGATCGAATTCAATCTCATTCTCTATTTCGATGTTATAAGCGGACAATCTCGATTCGAAGCGGTTGACTACGTGTCGTACTTGCGATTTAGGATTAATTTCCGACTCCTCTTGGCTCGAGAGCCTTTCCATGAAGTTTTCCGCATACCCGAGATGGCTTCTGAAGTCCGACACGAGGCGTTCCGTCTCATCAATTGTCTCTTGCAAATTCTCGCTCCGCTCTTTTTCCGGAATCGACCTCCACTGACGCAAGAGCTCCTCTGCGTTATCGAGAATATTCGACGACTCATGGCTCATGAAGGCCGTGACCGCACCGAGGAGATTCATCGACTCGACCGCTTCACGCGCTTCGCGTTCGGCCTGTACAGACTCGGTGGCAACCTCTTCTATTTCTCTTACCTCAGATACGAGCTCCTCCTTATCATCTGGGTCAATACCGGTGCTCCGTTCGATATCTTCGATTGTGGACTGAGTCTGTTCCCCGAGCTCTGAGCGCTTTCGCTCAGCTCGTTCTATCCGCTGCCGTTTCTGCTCTTGTTTATTGACAATCGACAGGCCCTCAATTGCTCCGCGTATGATGGTCTGCAGTTGATTGAAGCCTTCGTTCTCAATGAACCCCTGTCGATCCATCGCAGGGACGAGCCGTTCCGGTTGTTCTTGGTCGCCACCACGATAGCTGGACACGTTCACCGCCCCCAGAAGGTTGCGCTTTCCTGGAAGCGCAAGCTGGGCTCGAGGAACACTGATGTTTAATTCATTCTCAGGGAACAGGCGCTCCGTTATCGGCGATCGCCACTCTCGCTCACGTCGGGCCTGCGATTCAGAGAGATTCAACCAATCGTTCTCTCTATCACCGTAGGGTGGCATCCGGAATCCCTTATCAATGACTCGCACGCCGCCGTTCTCTTTTAACCACGAGGGGACTGAGCGACCGTCTAGCGTTTCCATACCGCGAAACTGCCCCTGGCTCATGTCGAAGTATCTAATTTCTCCATTCAAATGCGAAATATATGTCTCGTTGAGAGTATACGTAAATTCCCGGTTCTTGTCCGCATTATTCTGGTGTTTGAACCGGTAGAGCACCGTATCTCCATCAAGTTCGATTTCAACTAGCGATGTCCAACGGTCATAGATTTCCTTAGCGGGGCTCTGAGCAACGCTCCCTTCTCCAGGGGGGGCAAAATAGACAGAAAAGCCGGGGTCGCCCTCAGCATCCTCGCTGACTACCTCCGACGGCTCCGGTTCGTACGGGGCAGAAACGATATCCAACACCTCTCCAGATGCCTCTTTGAGTTTCTCCTGTGACCAGTCTTCGCGAAGGTCCGTTATCTGGAGTGTCGTCCCCTCATCATCGCTGCTCGCATCGTCGTACAGGCGATACTCGATTTCCATCTCTCGGAGGCCAGATCCGCTCTCGAATTCCCGCCAGTCGAACTCGGCGACCAAACGCCGGTACTCGTCTTCGGTCGGATCCTTGGCAACTGATTCGAGTTCTAACTCTAGTCCCAGATTACGAACTGCGAAGCGGCCGACGCCCTTGGACCCTGTAACCTCGCGACCGTAGCGTCGTGATTCCGG from Haloglomus litoreum includes the following:
- a CDS encoding metallophosphoesterase, with translation MVTYLISDFHFGDKWIQSCRRDFDTVEQMNTHLKSRCLAVVDESDELVFLGDIIGKNGDENEAWTWWGELPIDIWVAGNHDPFERSEFSDLPLPLHAEYSFAANGFEFHCCHKPSQLPDDYEGWGIYGHKHNENPEEYPFLDQESSRINLSASMINYEPVSIDEIISYIETEESYTTRLDTG
- a CDS encoding sensor histidine kinase; amino-acid sequence: MAQSGLITREQARFSSDSQLLSELGERLIASTQVALTELIKNAYDADATKCNIWLENENETLVVKDDGHGMTEREFSENWMTIATSNRSRNPESRRYGREVTGSKGVGRFAVRNLGLELELESVAKDPTEDEYRRLVAEFDWREFESGSGLREMEIEYRLYDDASSDDEGTTLQITDLREDWSQEKLKEASGEVLDIVSAPYEPEPSEVVSEDAEGDPGFSVYFAPPGEGSVAQSPAKEIYDRWTSLVEIELDGDTVLYRFKHQNNADKNREFTYTLNETYISHLNGEIRYFDMSQGQFRGMETLDGRSVPSWLKENGGVRVIDKGFRMPPYGDRENDWLNLSESQARREREWRSPITERLFPENELNISVPRAQLALPGKRNLLGAVNVSSYRGGDQEQPERLVPAMDRQGFIENEGFNQLQTIIRGAIEGLSIVNKQEQKRQRIERAERKRSELGEQTQSTIEDIERSTGIDPDDKEELVSEVREIEEVATESVQAEREAREAVESMNLLGAVTAFMSHESSNILDNAEELLRQWRSIPEKERSENLQETIDETERLVSDFRSHLGYAENFMERLSSQEESEINPKSQVRHVVNRFESRLSAYNIEIENEIEFDLSGPEMNVALYSGVLTNLLTNAIKAVSEESAPPEGNKIRFEAENTSDTHKLRVIDNGTGIPEEEEDRIFDPLYSTTDSGGPESVGAGLGLYIVKRVVDNVDGEIELVAAPEAYSTAFEVRYPL